A stretch of the Rhodospirillales bacterium genome encodes the following:
- a CDS encoding phosphoribosyl-ATP diphosphatase produces the protein MTQASEVLQRLYATIVSRKGTPPDQSYTASLFAGGPTLICEKVMEEAGEAVVEGLKGDGPALTRESADVLYHLMVLWAEHGVTPEDVYGELQKREGVSGHVEKASRDK, from the coding sequence ATGACGCAAGCTTCAGAAGTTTTACAAAGGCTGTATGCCACCATTGTTTCGCGCAAAGGAACGCCGCCCGACCAATCCTATACCGCGTCCCTGTTTGCTGGCGGGCCAACGCTGATCTGTGAAAAAGTCATGGAAGAAGCGGGCGAAGCTGTGGTGGAAGGCTTGAAGGGCGATGGGCCCGCATTGACCCGTGAAAGTGCAGATGTGTTGTATCACCTGATGGTGCTCTGGGCCGAACATGGGGTGACCCCCGAAGATGTTTACGGGGAATTGCAAAAACGCGAAGGCGTTTCCGGCCACGTCGAAAAAGCATCACGGGATAAATAA
- the hisB gene encoding imidazoleglycerol-phosphate dehydratase HisB: MRTARVERNTKETRIAIEVNLDGTGVYDISTGVGFLDHMLEQLSRHSLIDIMVKAEGDTHIDFHHTTEDTALALGSAISDALGDRAGIGRYGSALIPMDETLTRVVLDASNRPYLIWEVDFPIPKVGDMDTELFKEWFQALSQSAGLTLHVENLYGANSHHIIESCYKGLARALRQAVEIDDRKSGAVPSTKGVLGGSL, translated from the coding sequence ATGCGTACCGCCCGTGTTGAACGGAACACCAAGGAAACCCGAATTGCCATTGAGGTTAACCTCGATGGTACCGGTGTTTATGACATCTCAACCGGCGTTGGGTTTCTTGATCACATGCTGGAACAACTGTCACGCCACAGCCTGATCGATATTATGGTGAAGGCCGAAGGCGACACCCACATCGATTTTCACCACACCACTGAAGACACAGCCCTGGCGCTGGGTTCGGCCATTTCAGATGCATTGGGCGATCGCGCGGGCATTGGCCGGTACGGCTCGGCACTGATTCCCATGGATGAAACGCTGACCCGCGTTGTGCTGGATGCATCCAATCGCCCCTACTTGATCTGGGAAGTAGATTTCCCAATTCCAAAAGTTGGGGATATGGATACAGAACTGTTCAAGGAATGGTTTCAGGCTTTATCCCAGAGTGCAGGTCTGACGTTGCACGTGGAAAATCTTTACGGGGCCAACAGCCACCACATTATTGAATCTTGCTACAAGGGTTTGGCCCGTGCACTGCGCCAAGCCGTAGAAATTGATGATCGTAAATCCGGTGCCGTGCCCTCGACCAAGGGCGTGCTCGGGGGATCGCTGTAG
- the hisF gene encoding imidazole glycerol phosphate synthase subunit HisF: MLKVRIIPCLDVHDGRVVKGVNFVDLVDAGDPVEQAKVYDAAGADELCFLDITASHENRDTLYDVVRGTAEQCFMPLTVGGGVRKVDDIRKLLLAGADKVSINTAAVDRPEFVKEAAEKFGAQCVVVAVDAKTTAPGKWEIFTHGGRNATGLDAVEWAVRMASLGAGEILLTSMDRDGTKEGFNLPLTRAVADAVPVPVIASGGVGTLDHMVEGVREGHASAVLAASIFHFGTFSVGDAKAHMAAAGLPVRLDR, from the coding sequence ATGTTAAAGGTTCGCATCATTCCCTGTCTCGATGTTCACGATGGGCGTGTGGTCAAGGGCGTCAACTTTGTTGATCTTGTTGATGCCGGCGATCCGGTGGAACAGGCAAAAGTCTATGATGCGGCGGGTGCTGATGAATTGTGTTTCCTCGACATCACGGCCAGCCACGAAAACCGCGACACGCTTTATGATGTTGTGCGCGGCACGGCGGAACAATGTTTCATGCCGTTAACCGTTGGCGGTGGCGTGCGCAAAGTAGACGACATCAGAAAATTATTACTGGCAGGTGCGGATAAGGTTTCCATTAACACTGCAGCCGTAGACCGCCCGGAATTTGTAAAAGAAGCGGCTGAAAAATTTGGTGCACAATGCGTTGTGGTGGCCGTGGATGCCAAAACAACTGCGCCCGGAAAATGGGAAATCTTCACCCATGGTGGGCGCAATGCAACGGGGCTGGATGCGGTTGAATGGGCCGTGCGCATGGCGTCCCTTGGGGCCGGTGAAATTTTGCTCACCTCCATGGATCGCGACGGCACAAAGGAAGGCTTTAATTTACCCCTGACCCGCGCCGTGGCAGATGCGGTGCCGGTGCCGGTGATCGCATCGGGCGGGGTGGGCACGTTGGATCATATGGTAGAAGGCGTGCGCGAAGGCCACGCATCTGCGGTGTTGGCCGCATCGATTTTCCATTTTGGAACTTTTTCTGTGGGTGATGCCAAAGCCCATATGGCCGCAGCCGGTTTGCCGGTGCGCCTTGATCGGTGA
- a CDS encoding histidine triad nucleotide-binding protein: MAYDPENIFAKILKGDIPCDKVFEDDYVLAFRDINPQAPVHVLVIPKGEYCSFDDFSEHASNDEISGFNRAVGSVARDLGLALDGYRLIANTGPNGAQEVPHYHVHILGGAPVGQMVSGGS, from the coding sequence ATGGCTTATGATCCGGAAAATATTTTTGCCAAAATCCTTAAAGGCGACATTCCCTGCGATAAAGTTTTCGAAGACGATTATGTGTTGGCCTTCCGCGACATCAACCCACAGGCCCCGGTTCATGTTTTGGTGATCCCAAAGGGGGAATATTGTTCTTTCGATGATTTTTCTGAACATGCCAGCAATGATGAAATTAGCGGCTTTAACCGCGCGGTTGGCAGCGTTGCCCGTGATCTGGGTCTAGCGCTTGATGGCTATCGCCTGATCGCCAACACCGGCCCCAACGGTGCCCAAGAAGTCCCCCACTACCACGTCCACATCCTGGGCGGCGCCCCGGTTGGCCAAATGGTCAGCGGCGGCAGCTGA
- a CDS encoding YifB family Mg chelatase-like AAA ATPase translates to MVACINTVAFQGIDVVDVDVQVQIASGLPAFTIVGLPDKAVGESRERVRAALNAMGLALPPKRITINLAPADLAKEGSHYDLPIALGLLAAMDVLPEDEIANYVALGELALDGRISRVAGVLPAAIHAASCDRGLICPNSCGGEAAWVKGLEVVAPDSLIALINHFKGTQVLSPPTPLAQEETIMGAGIPDLGDIKGQENAKRALEVAASGGHNLLMMGPPGAGKSMLASRLPGILPPLSPKESLDVSMIHSLAGTLEGGRILRHRPFRDPHHSASLPALIGGGPRARPGEVSLSHMGVLFLDELPEFSRQTLESLRQPLESGRAVIARAAVHATWPARFQLVAAMNPCRCGYLGDAAQACNRAPRCADDYQGRISGPLFDRIDIHVDVPAVAVADLSLPAPKEGSSDVAARVAAARAIQTARLEAEAPGQNIRTNAEADGELLERIATPDDAGRALLTEAAEKMRMTARGYHRVLRVARTLADMEAIENVQRIHIAEAISFRRVIPGR, encoded by the coding sequence ATGGTGGCATGCATTAATACCGTTGCGTTTCAGGGCATCGATGTTGTCGATGTTGATGTTCAGGTGCAAATCGCATCGGGATTGCCCGCCTTTACAATTGTCGGCCTGCCGGACAAGGCAGTGGGCGAATCCCGCGAACGGGTACGCGCAGCGCTGAACGCCATGGGGCTTGCCCTGCCGCCCAAACGCATCACCATCAATTTAGCCCCCGCCGATCTTGCCAAGGAAGGCAGCCATTACGACCTGCCCATCGCCCTTGGCCTGTTGGCCGCCATGGATGTTTTACCCGAAGACGAAATCGCCAATTATGTCGCCTTGGGGGAACTGGCCCTTGATGGGCGCATCAGCCGGGTCGCCGGTGTTTTACCTGCAGCCATTCATGCCGCATCCTGTGACCGTGGCCTGATTTGTCCAAACAGTTGTGGCGGTGAAGCAGCATGGGTCAAGGGGCTGGAAGTTGTCGCACCCGATTCCCTGATCGCCCTGATCAATCATTTCAAGGGCACCCAGGTCTTAAGCCCGCCCACGCCGCTCGCTCAGGAAGAAACGATTATGGGCGCGGGCATCCCTGATCTTGGCGATATTAAAGGTCAGGAAAATGCCAAGCGTGCGTTGGAAGTCGCCGCATCAGGGGGCCATAATTTGTTGATGATGGGCCCACCGGGTGCGGGTAAATCCATGCTGGCAAGCCGGTTGCCGGGCATTTTGCCGCCCCTTTCCCCAAAAGAATCGCTTGATGTTTCCATGATCCATTCTCTGGCCGGCACCTTGGAAGGCGGGCGAATTTTGCGCCACAGGCCCTTTCGAGACCCCCACCATTCAGCGTCGCTGCCAGCGCTGATCGGCGGCGGCCCGCGTGCGCGCCCCGGTGAGGTATCGCTGTCGCATATGGGGGTTTTGTTTCTGGATGAATTGCCGGAATTTTCCCGCCAAACCCTGGAAAGCCTGCGCCAGCCTTTGGAATCTGGACGCGCCGTGATTGCCCGGGCCGCCGTCCACGCCACCTGGCCCGCACGGTTCCAATTGGTTGCCGCCATGAACCCGTGCCGATGCGGCTATCTTGGGGATGCGGCACAAGCATGCAACCGGGCCCCGCGCTGCGCCGATGACTATCAGGGCCGCATTTCCGGCCCCCTGTTTGACCGCATTGATATTCATGTTGATGTGCCCGCCGTGGCTGTGGCCGATCTTTCCCTGCCCGCCCCAAAAGAAGGATCATCTGACGTTGCCGCGCGCGTGGCAGCAGCACGCGCCATCCAGACCGCGCGGCTGGAAGCCGAAGCACCCGGCCAAAACATTCGCACCAATGCAGAGGCCGATGGCGAATTGCTGGAACGCATTGCCACCCCCGATGATGCCGGCCGGGCCTTGCTAACCGAAGCTGCCGAAAAAATGCGCATGACAGCGCGGGGCTATCACCGGGTGTTGCGGGTAGCAAGAACGCTCGCCGATATGGAAGCCATCGAAAACGTCCAACGCATCCACATCGCCGAAGCCATCAGTTTCAGACGGGTGATCCCGGGACGGTAG
- the hisH gene encoding imidazole glycerol phosphate synthase subunit HisH, whose translation MMTVAIIDYGSGNLRSAAKAFERASDGVDVLVTNRASDLDDASHIVLPGVGAFGDCASGLDSVPSMMAALKSNVIDQGKPFLGICVGMQLMADHGLEHGTHEGFGWIGGDVVAIERDNDLKVPHMGWNELEFETPHPLLDGITPGSHVYFVHSYQLVPKIPSEILATVDYGGAITAMVGRDNMVGTQFHPEKSQALGLQVIANFFKWTP comes from the coding sequence ATTATGACCGTTGCCATTATTGATTACGGATCAGGAAACCTGCGATCAGCAGCCAAAGCATTTGAACGCGCAAGCGATGGTGTGGACGTTTTGGTCACGAACCGGGCCAGCGATCTTGATGATGCCAGCCACATTGTGTTGCCCGGTGTGGGTGCTTTTGGTGATTGTGCATCGGGCCTCGATTCAGTCCCTAGCATGATGGCGGCCCTGAAATCAAATGTCATCGATCAGGGAAAGCCGTTTTTGGGAATTTGCGTCGGCATGCAGTTGATGGCAGACCATGGTTTGGAACACGGCACCCATGAAGGCTTTGGCTGGATTGGCGGCGACGTGGTTGCCATTGAACGCGATAATGATTTGAAAGTTCCTCACATGGGTTGGAACGAGTTGGAATTTGAAACCCCCCATCCCCTGTTGGATGGAATCACGCCCGGTTCGCACGTGTACTTTGTGCACAGCTATCAACTGGTTCCCAAAATCCCGTCAGAAATTCTGGCCACGGTAGATTATGGTGGGGCCATTACGGCTATGGTGGGGCGTGATAATATGGTTGGTACCCAATTCCATCCGGAAAAAAGTCAGGCTTTGGGATTGCAAGTTATAGCCAATTTTTTCAAATGGACGCCCTAA
- a CDS encoding murein transglycosylase A, which produces MPYRAVFRPFFVMSVLAMATACAPVMVDTPDQITLRKTDFSDLPGWDKDHPRGALLAFSKSCTKLLARAPKARVGPKGLAGRVSDWQASCRAVSRFDPKKSTEQTRAFFEKHFRPYAVTGNDGAKGLFTGYFEFSLQGSLKPTQRYRFPLYRRPPDLVTADLGTFSEIWRGRSIAGRASGGRLVPYADRKAILAGALTGKGLEIVWVDNAVDAFFLQIQGSGRVRLKNGRMMRLGYAGKNGHAYTSIGKVLIKAGALTIETTSMQSIRAWLRANPDRAASVLNRNRSFVFFRELKGDGPIGAQGVALTANRSLAVDRAFLPLGVPMWLTANDPGGALAPIQRLMVTQDTGGAIRGPVRGDVFMGWGDAARNRAGKMRMNGQYWILLPVSVSKQMAGVR; this is translated from the coding sequence ATGCCATATAGGGCTGTTTTCAGGCCTTTTTTCGTTATGTCCGTTTTGGCGATGGCGACGGCTTGTGCGCCTGTGATGGTGGATACCCCGGATCAAATCACTTTAAGAAAAACAGATTTCAGTGACTTGCCGGGTTGGGACAAGGATCACCCTCGTGGTGCGCTTCTGGCTTTTTCCAAATCCTGCACGAAACTTTTAGCCCGCGCGCCGAAGGCCCGGGTTGGCCCAAAGGGCTTGGCCGGGCGGGTTTCAGATTGGCAGGCCTCGTGCCGTGCGGTGTCACGGTTTGACCCGAAAAAATCGACCGAACAAACACGGGCATTTTTTGAAAAACATTTTAGGCCCTATGCGGTGACCGGCAATGATGGCGCCAAGGGGTTGTTCACCGGATATTTCGAATTTTCCCTGCAGGGCTCGCTCAAACCAACGCAGCGATACCGCTTCCCTCTTTATCGTCGGCCACCTGATCTGGTCACTGCAGACCTTGGCACCTTTTCGGAAATCTGGCGGGGGCGCAGCATTGCCGGGCGCGCATCCGGTGGCAGGCTGGTGCCCTATGCGGATCGCAAGGCAATCTTGGCGGGCGCATTAACAGGTAAGGGGCTAGAGATTGTCTGGGTCGATAATGCGGTCGACGCGTTTTTCCTGCAAATTCAGGGTTCGGGCAGGGTGCGTCTTAAAAATGGCCGGATGATGCGCCTAGGCTACGCGGGAAAGAATGGCCACGCCTATACGTCCATCGGCAAGGTTTTAATCAAAGCGGGCGCGCTTACGATTGAAACCACCTCCATGCAATCTATTCGGGCCTGGCTTCGGGCCAATCCGGATCGGGCGGCAAGCGTGCTCAACCGCAATCGATCCTTTGTTTTTTTCCGTGAACTAAAGGGTGATGGCCCCATTGGTGCACAAGGGGTGGCGTTGACGGCCAATCGATCGCTGGCTGTTGACCGGGCCTTTTTGCCTTTGGGCGTTCCCATGTGGCTGACAGCAAACGATCCCGGCGGCGCATTGGCCCCAATTCAACGCCTTATGGTGACCCAGGATACCGGCGGGGCCATCCGGGGCCCGGTGCGGGGCGATGTATTTATGGGTTGGGGGGATGCTGCGCGCAATCGCGCAGGAAAAATGCGCATGAACGGGCAATACTGGATTTTGCTTCCTGTTTCGGTTTCGAAACAAATGGCGGGGGTTCGTTAA
- a CDS encoding DNA mismatch repair protein MutS — MVRKNTKKAKSKPAKETANQDAALWDQIKGSVKPLKKPQNRVKQTPDSPITVPKAIKSPIKPANRPQIVVQRPIQVPKASELNPGVTHSMDKRSGDRLRRGKMKIDRRLDLHGMTRIEAYHALGQCISGSAQAGKRCVLVITGKGSGILRTGVARWLNEASLRPHILAFSEAQPKDGGSGAFYVYLKKRRGP, encoded by the coding sequence ATGGTCCGCAAGAATACAAAAAAAGCCAAATCAAAACCCGCCAAAGAAACAGCAAATCAGGATGCAGCACTTTGGGACCAGATCAAGGGATCGGTAAAACCCCTAAAAAAACCACAAAATAGGGTCAAACAAACCCCTGATTCACCAATAACTGTGCCAAAAGCCATAAAAAGCCCGATAAAACCGGCAAATAGGCCGCAAATTGTGGTTCAGCGCCCGATACAGGTGCCCAAAGCATCGGAATTGAACCCAGGGGTGACCCATTCGATGGATAAACGGTCCGGTGACAGGCTGCGACGGGGCAAAATGAAAATTGATCGCCGGCTTGATCTTCATGGGATGACCCGGATAGAGGCGTATCATGCCCTTGGTCAGTGTATTAGCGGCAGTGCCCAGGCAGGAAAACGCTGTGTATTGGTGATTACGGGTAAAGGCAGCGGTATTTTGCGTACCGGTGTGGCGCGCTGGTTGAATGAGGCTTCCCTTAGGCCCCATATTTTGGCGTTTTCTGAGGCCCAGCCCAAAGATGGCGGCAGCGGCGCATTTTATGTCTATCTGAAGAAAAGGCGGGGGCCATGA
- a CDS encoding helix-turn-helix transcriptional regulator, which yields MTPLGAKLRDLRQKRGITLKKMAQDLQLSPAYLSSLEHGRRGQPSPVLVIQICQYFHQIWEDADEIERLVQLSHPRVVVNTSGLEPEATELANLLAERIGGLDLPTVKRLLAQLRS from the coding sequence ATGACGCCACTGGGGGCAAAGCTTAGGGATTTGCGCCAAAAACGCGGCATTACCTTGAAAAAAATGGCCCAGGACCTTCAATTATCGCCAGCTTATCTATCATCGCTGGAACATGGGCGTCGCGGCCAACCCAGTCCGGTTCTGGTGATCCAGATTTGCCAATATTTCCATCAAATATGGGAAGACGCAGATGAAATTGAACGCCTGGTACAGTTATCTCACCCCCGGGTGGTGGTAAATACCAGCGGATTGGAGCCCGAAGCGACGGAGCTTGCCAATCTTCTTGCCGAACGGATTGGCGGGCTAGACCTTCCAACCGTGAAGCGTCTATTGGCGCAACTTCGAAGCTGA
- a CDS encoding DUF2628 domain-containing protein, with amino-acid sequence MRIYTIHLPPPFTAPDRAPEVVRDGFSIGAFLFTGIWALWQGMWVRAIFLFVLGGVLAGMAAFIGLDEFGQTLVSLAFMAWVGMEANDWHRGYYAKRGWREAGPVAAANSNGALRRFGDLMALDLEIA; translated from the coding sequence ATGCGGATTTATACCATCCATTTGCCGCCTCCCTTTACCGCCCCTGATCGGGCACCAGAAGTCGTGCGCGATGGGTTTTCTATCGGTGCCTTTCTGTTCACAGGCATATGGGCTTTGTGGCAGGGCATGTGGGTGCGCGCCATTTTCCTGTTTGTGTTGGGCGGGGTGCTGGCGGGCATGGCTGCATTTATTGGTCTTGATGAATTTGGGCAAACCCTTGTGTCGTTGGCATTTATGGCTTGGGTTGGCATGGAAGCGAACGATTGGCATCGTGGATATTATGCCAAACGGGGCTGGCGTGAAGCAGGTCCGGTAGCGGCAGCAAACAGTAATGGTGCATTACGCCGGTTTGGTGATTTAATGGCCCTGGATTTAGAAATCGCATAA
- the hisA gene encoding 1-(5-phosphoribosyl)-5-[(5-phosphoribosylamino)methylideneamino]imidazole-4-carboxamide isomerase yields the protein MILFPAIDLKDGSCVRLFQGDMDQATVYNPDPRAQASAFVDAGFSWLHLVDLNGAFEGHPVNDKAVEAVLSEISMPTQLGGGIRDLETISMWLDKGVERVILGTVALEDPDLVKKACKTHPGKIVVGIDARDGYVAVAGWAKTSRVKALDLALKFEDCGVSAIVYTDITRDGAMMGVNIDATTDLAWALTTPVIASGGVSALSDLEALKQVEDSGIEGVIVGRALYDGRIDPKRALEILGAPPVGGSA from the coding sequence ATGATTTTATTTCCGGCCATAGATTTGAAAGATGGTTCCTGTGTGCGGTTGTTCCAGGGCGATATGGATCAGGCAACGGTATACAATCCAGACCCCCGTGCCCAGGCATCGGCCTTTGTCGATGCCGGGTTTTCGTGGCTTCATTTGGTGGACCTGAACGGCGCCTTTGAGGGCCACCCCGTAAATGACAAGGCAGTGGAAGCGGTCCTTTCAGAAATATCGATGCCAACGCAATTGGGCGGCGGCATCCGCGATCTGGAAACCATTTCCATGTGGCTGGACAAGGGCGTGGAGCGGGTGATCTTAGGCACGGTTGCATTGGAAGACCCCGATTTGGTCAAAAAAGCATGCAAGACGCATCCAGGAAAAATTGTCGTTGGCATTGATGCAAGGGACGGTTATGTGGCCGTGGCGGGCTGGGCAAAAACATCCAGAGTCAAAGCGCTTGATCTGGCCCTCAAATTCGAAGATTGCGGGGTCAGCGCCATCGTCTATACCGATATCACCCGGGACGGTGCCATGATGGGGGTCAACATTGATGCTACCACCGATCTGGCATGGGCATTAACAACGCCGGTAATCGCATCGGGCGGCGTTTCCGCATTGTCAGATCTGGAAGCATTAAAACAGGTCGAAGATTCCGGGATTGAAGGGGTCATTGTTGGCCGTGCTTTATATGACGGGCGCATTGATCCAAAACGCGCACTGGAAATTCTGGGCGCACCGCCCGTTGGTGGAAGCGCATAA